A region from the Schistocerca serialis cubense isolate TAMUIC-IGC-003099 chromosome 1, iqSchSeri2.2, whole genome shotgun sequence genome encodes:
- the LOC126470405 gene encoding histone deacetylase complex subunit SAP18-like, with translation MLKVANNNNNNNNNNNNNNSNLNSGAIESIIEEKTEPEKPVDREKTCPLLLRVFCSTGRHHNLMEYSRGNVPANELQIYTWMDASLREITSLVKEVNPEARRKGTYFEFALVYPDPRSPAYRMRQIGVTCTGQRGSDDSKTLAQARFCIGDYMDIAIMIPDRMMPMMRRARPY, from the coding sequence ATGTTGAAAGtcgcaaataataataacaataacaacaacaataacaataataataattcaaactTGAATTCGGGAGCAATCGAGTCAATCATTGAAGAAAAGACTGAGCCAGAAAAACCGGTCGACAGAGAGAAGACTTGTCCATTGCTACTAAGAGTGTTCTGCAGTACTGGAAGACATCACAATCTTATGGAATATAGCAGAGGTAATGTTCCAGCAAATGAACTGCAGATATATACATGGATGGATGCAAGTTTGCGTGAAATTACTAGTTTAGTGAAGGAAGTTAATCCAGAAGCACGACGCAAAGGCACTTACTTCGAATTCGCCTTAGTATATCCCGACCCGAGGTCTCCAGCATACAGAATGCGACAAATAGGGGTTACGTGCACAGGACAGCGGGGTTCTGATGACAGCAAAACTCTAGCACAGGCCAGATTTTGTATTGGTGATTACATGGACATTGCTATAATGATACCAGACCGTATGATGCCAATGATGAGGCGGGCACGTCCTTATTaa